One window of the Trifolium pratense cultivar HEN17-A07 linkage group LG2, ARS_RC_1.1, whole genome shotgun sequence genome contains the following:
- the LOC123906371 gene encoding cytochrome P450 81E8-like: MFTLYLPLISFLFLIITLKFFIHTTRTLKNIPPGPQCLPIIGNLHQLKQPLHRTFHTLSQKHGKLFSLWFGSRLVVVVSSLEIAQECFTKNDMVLANRPHFLSGKYIGYNNTTVSQSPYGDHWRNLRRILSIEVLSSHRLNSFLEIRRDEIMRLIRKLAQMSYNGFSEVELQPMFLETTFNTIMRMVSGKRYYGDDCDVSDVEQARVFREIIKEFAILGGANNVGDFLGFLRWFDFDGLENRLKKISKKTDSFLQGLIDEHRIGKRNTNTMIDHLLTQQQSQPEYYTDQIIKGLIVVMLLAGSDSSSITLEWAMSNLLNHPEILKKAKNELDTHIGQDRLVDEPDILKLPYLQSIVNETIRLHPAAPLLVPHFSSEKFTIDKYNIPQNTILLANVWVIHRDPNLWSDPTCFKPERFEKEGETNKLLTFGMGRRACPGQNLALRNVSLALGLLIQCFEWKRIGEETIDMTEAKGITVGKKIPFKAMCKLHHPLRIKDVF; this comes from the exons atgttcactCTCTATCTCCCACTTATCTCTTTCCTTTTCCTTATCATCACTTTGAAGTTCTTCATCCACACAACAAGAACTTTGAAAAACATTCCTCCGGGTCCACAATGTCTTCCTATAATAGGAAATCTTCATCAACTCAAACAACCACTCCACCGTACTTTCCACACCTTGTCACAAAAACACGGCAAACTATTTTCGCTTTGGTTTGGTTCTCGTCtagttgttgttgtttcatCCTTAGAAATCGCACAAGAATGTTTTACCAAAAACGACATGGTTTTAGCAAATCGGCCTCATTTTCTGAGTGGCAAATATATTGGTTACAACAATACCACGGTGTCACAATCACCTTATGGTGATCATTGGCGCAATTTGCGCCGAATATTATCAATTGAAGTGCTCTCATCTCATCGTTTGAATTCCTTCTTAGAAATTCGAAGAGATGAGATTATGAGGCTAATACGAAAACTAGCACAAATGTCATACAATGGTTTTTCGGAAGTGGAACTTCAACCTATGTTTTTGGAAACGACATTTAATACTATAATGAGAATGGTGTCGGGGAAAAGATACTATGGTGATGATTGTGATGTTAGTGATGTTGAGCAAGCAAGGGTGTTTAGAGAGATAATTAAGGAGTTTGCTATTTTAGGAGGAGCTAATAACGTTGGTGATTTTTTGGGGTTTTTAAGGTGGTTTGATTTTGATGGTTTGGAAAATAGGCTTAAGAAGATTAGTAAGAAAACTGATTCTTTTTTACAAGGGCTTATTGATGAACATCGTATTGGAAAGAGGAATACTAATACTATGATTGATCATCTCTTAACTCAGCAACAATCACAACCTGAATATTATACGGATCAAATCATCAAAGGACTTATTGTG GTCATGCTACTTGCAGGATCTGACTCATCATCTATAACTTTAGAATGGGCCATGTCCAATTTATTAAATCATCCAGAAATATTGAAGAAGGCAAAAAATGAGTTAGACACTCACATAGGACAAGACCGCTTAGTAGATGAGCCAGATATTTTAAAACTTCCTTATCTTCAAAGCATTGTTAACGAGACCATTAGACTACATCCAGCAGCTCCATTATTAGTGCCTCATTTCTCTTCAGAAAAATTTACcatagataaatataatatccCACAAAACACAATTTTGTTGGCCAATGTTTGGGTGATTCATAGAGATCCAAATTTGTGGAGTGATCCTACATGTTTTAAGCCCGAGAGGTTTGAGAAAGAAGGTGAGACAAATAAACTACTTACATTTGGGATGGGAAGAAGAGCTTGCCCGGGACAAAATTTGGCCCTACGCAATGTGAGTCTTGCTTTGGGCTTATTAATTCAATGTTTTGAGTGGAAACGTATAGGTGAAGAAACAATTGACATGACCGAAGCAAAAGGAATCACAGTGGGAAAGAAAATCCCCTTCAAAGCAATGTGTAAATTGCATCATCCACTAAGAATTAAGGatgttttttag